GGAGCCCTAAACTTACTGAAATTTGTATTTCCATGTTCTCCATTACAACTCTGTTTTAAAGGTCTGGCCTTCAGTTGTTGCTTGACCGGTCTTTCTTTTGTGATGTGCATATTTAAATGACAATGCTGAGTACAATAATAAAAGCCCAACACTGACAGCCgtgtggagaaaaaaagagagtaaACAAAAAGAATAATGGCCCTCGGAAAATGGAGAGGACACAGAAGAACAAAGGGGAAGGAGGGAGTAATGAGGAGATGTCATTCAATCCAGAGGATGGGGCTGTGGGCAGAAACCTTTTGAGAGCGCTGAATCGGTGCATGATAATATGTGTCCAGCATCTACCAGGTGATGAGGGGGTGGACAATGGAGATGCTATTTTGTTATTGCACACTGGAACCAGAGGCACTTGAACCCAACCTCCCTCATAAGCTCCATGATTGAGCTTGTGTGTCCCTGCTCTGATCTGTCACCTTGATACACTCGCTCAGATACTGACGCACTGATGGGGGATCACATAGGGTACTCACATGACATCAGCATCTTCTCAAAGGCTCAGTATTACAAATTACcttcataaaaatgaaaatactTATGTGCTGCTCTGTGCCGTCAGTGAAATATGGTCACACACTGAAAttagtggctgtgtgtgtgtgtgtgtgtgtgtgtgttttatttatttttttatttatcctttattttacCAGGTGATGTCCCATTGAGATGTTCAAATCTGTTTTACAAGGGAGCCCTGGGGCAACAGATACACAAGTTACACAGAAACATTGATGACAAGACAGACTAATAAGGACAGAATAACATAGAAGAAAGACATGAGGACTAGACAGACCAAAAAAACAGCGACACAAGCCAgtgacacaacaaacaaaacagatttacagtatgtaaaaacaatataaaAGAGTATAATGCAATACAATGTACatgtaaaaacaatataaaAGTCACATAAAGCGGTCATTGGTAACATGTGCATTGTTTAGATTTGGAATATAAAAATCACATAAAGGGGTCATTGGAAGCATGTGCACTGTTCAGATTTGGATCGTTTAAGTAACTGTTTACAATGTCCAAGTGGGATAAAAACAGAAAGCTTCAAAACTTTTTGGAGCAAATTCCAACACCAAGGAGCAGCATAGCTAAAAGCAGTCTTACCAAATTCAGTTGTTGTACGTGAGATATTTTTAGagttgatgtttgtgtgtgcaaaaaaagtgagaaaggtTTTTTCACAGGGCTTGTTCAGTCTTGGTTAAAGATTGAACCTTATTCCAAGCCTGACCAGCAGAGAGCGCTGTACACTGTGATATGAGGCAGATGGTGTCTGTCTCgaaaattattctaccttgtgtctttgtctttttaatcattctctatttttaaatgattttactgtgtgtgttttatgtttttttttattatgatctttaccttttgaactattatttgactatattgcccttttatgcttttatttgttattattgtttggttttgtttatgtaaagcacattgaatgacctctgtgtatgaaatgcgctatataaataaacttaacTTCACTTGACTGACTTGGTGGCTGAGAAGGTTTTCAGTGAGGAACAGCTGACAGACTGACATAGAATTTCCAAACAGCCCTGATAAAGAAAAACAGGAACTCCCAAAGTTGATCCTGTTGATGAAGCACTTTAGTTTTAACTCCATCTCACCTGAGGAGGCATGTAGTGGCAGTAAATCTGGAAGTGCAGCTCATTTTCAACTTTGTGTAaaaacagagactttctaatgaggagacacagcactcaaaaaatactccatagaaatgcatggggctagtttgtcacgccaatatggccgttatctacacatatcccaccccttcctcggcaaaacgtcgacatgtgaatacattgagccaatcatatggtgtgttgtgaagacatcgtgccaatcatgtgttgtgatctcgccgctggagcaagattggtgtcgtgaagccttgcgcacgcgcagttcgacccaaagactgtgcccgatgagtgctcataaaacgttggtatatggccgccgagtggagggacttgcctaaaaggactttggtaaaaAGCAGCCACATTTTAAGCAATAATTGTGTAAGacaggggttttcaaccagtggtccgcgGCCCACTTGTGCTCCGTGAGGACTTTGCTAGTGGTCCgtgaccatggattcagtaatgtactgtagttgcaatgtgggaatcagtatttttattcaTCGTATTATTTATACGGGGTTGCGTAATTAGTCCCTGGTTCACAATCAGATGAAACCCCCTGGTGTAAGAGATCTCTGATATACTTTAAGTTTATAAGCTCTAGTTAATGAGTATAGTAGTGGAGTATACTAGAGTCTAGTACGAGAGGAGGTATTTCACCATCACTAAAGTACACGTTCAGCCACATTATGCTCATGGCACTAATTGGTTTCCACAGTGTGCTGTTTCTCATGCAGGCCCTAATGAATCGCTGGAGAGGTTTGGGTGGTGGCAGCCGTAAGCACAGAGTGGGACATTCTGGAGGAGAGTGGAGTCATGCGTCCACTATGTCCCACTCTGGTGTGAGCGACCTGCCTCTCGCAGGGAGAAGAGTGTAGATGACCTGTCAGACAACAAGCTGCAACTCACCCTTCTGGTTTCCTCAGTCGCGTTTCCTCCATGCCCCATCTTTAACGCTGCGCCGCACCAcgccgtgcacacacacacacacacacacacgagcggaCATGGATGTGGACAGGACAGATTCTCCGCCCGAGACCAGGATCGACCTGGAGAGCCTTGAGCAGCAGCTGAGGTCCGAGCTGTGGGAGCAGCCGGGGGTGTACTCGGCCCCTGAGCCTGGGCCAGAGGAAGACGTGGCCCCGGAGGAGCAGAGTACgggacagggggagggggacccTGAAGGAGAACCCACGTCCACTCCAAGCAGTGTCCAGCCTCTGGTGAAAGACAGGGACCCTAAGGGAGTCAACAAATGCCTTAAGGTAATCACCTCTTCCACTGTATCTCAAAAACCAATGGTCATAATAGTcaaacaataacaatgttaCGTGGGCtttaattttaaaatatggaaagATTTCTAATACTTGAAGATCCATCACATCAACAACAACTTTTAGCCTCTCAACATCAGATGAAACTTGTAATTTCAGGAACTGTGAGAGGCTGAACAGACACTAGACATATGGAGCTATAGTGCCCTCTAGTGGCAGATTGTAGCACCTCTGTGTCTTAATTTCATGTCCCTGGATTAAAACGGATGTTTCTGGGGGCTAATTACCGGTACATCTCAGTGTTGGTTGGCTGTCTGGCTGCCATGGAATAACGACTCCTGATCTGAGCAGTCTGCTCTGTCTCCCTGAGTGTGGGACATCAGTCAGCCCAAACATTGATTCTTTGTTTATCATCAGGGACAATCACTGTGTGTTCTCAAACACAAGCTTAATGTTGTGATGATCAAAATTTACAAACAGTGCTCGTTGCTTGGTGCCTC
Above is a genomic segment from Alosa sapidissima isolate fAloSap1 chromosome 4, fAloSap1.pri, whole genome shotgun sequence containing:
- the LOC121706923 gene encoding caveolin-2-like — protein: MTCQTTSCNSPFWFPQSRFLHAPSLTLRRTTPCTHTHTHTRADMDVDRTDSPPETRIDLESLEQQLRSELWEQPGVYSAPEPGPEEDVAPEEQSTGQGEGDPEGEPTSTPSSVQPLVKDRDPKGVNKCLKVTFEDVIAEPPSVRSFDKVWLWSNALFEVSRLWFYRLISLLLAVPISLVAGILFAILSCLHIWLIMPCVQLALINMHWVKVVWGSVLDILIAPFFSSLGKCCGAINIHVAKD